In uncultured Fibrobacter sp., the following proteins share a genomic window:
- a CDS encoding nucleoside-diphosphate kinase has product MEMTFAMIKPNAVKSGLIGRIIDRYIAAGLSVCAVKMHQMTSADARGFYAEHVEKPFFPELEAYMTKGPSV; this is encoded by the coding sequence ATGGAAATGACATTTGCAATGATCAAGCCCAATGCGGTCAAGTCTGGCCTCATCGGACGCATTATCGACCGTTACATCGCTGCAGGCCTCTCTGTCTGCGCCGTGAAGATGCACCAGATGACTTCTGCTGATGCTCGCGGTTTCTACGCTGAACACGTAGAAAAGCCGTTCTTCCCGGAACTCGAAGCCTACATGACCAAGGGCCCGTCCGTGA